From a single Nicotiana tomentosiformis chromosome 2, ASM39032v3, whole genome shotgun sequence genomic region:
- the LOC138904814 gene encoding receptor-like protein EIX2, whose amino-acid sequence MRGLYLVLVQFFFLTITFKFSSCAGICKENEKRALLMLKKEANDPTNVLSTWIDGEDCCNWEGILCHNVTGSVIELSINGWDYAEIKGLKIDNFHWLSSLENLNRLDMSGVDLSEATNWTEVINMLPSLVNLRFSNCSLHSIPSLFDHNNSVLENLDLSLNNFSSPIPGWVFSFSNLVSLEFIGSNFIASFPKGPFNLTSFTTLSASSNLFSSVLPQWLFDLNNLEYLDLSNSLLEGQIPSGVGHFCKLSYLNLAINNLNSTIPNWLYGCKNLETLNLRENKLEGTVSDLISNLTSLTSIDMSVNLLSGKLPSVIGKLGKLEDLDLSENRFEGEVSEIFNTMNDCPPIGSGNCSSLRTLRLNDNKLVGNLPKSFGQLSNLQFCFMENNKLEGVLTEDHFTNLTNLKFFQASKSNLTLSVSSDWIPPFQASDILIGGWRLGPKFPLWIQSQQSIMNMDISNAGIVGEVPTWFWNLSSQIRFLNISHNQLIGEIPTFSISSDSIGSGGPWLIYLNSNNFSGSLPHIPTMVTELDLSNNSLSKGLTNFLCDKRNESYMLTILHLGGNHLSEEIPDCWMNWPELEVLNLGENKLSGGIPRSIGALSKLKSLDLKRNRLSGPLPSSLNNCTNLWKIDLNENELDGNLPTWLGTKLSNLTVLSLRSNKFDGELPPEFCQLSDLQILDLANNKLFGEIPMCVNNFTAMVNGRKVITDADEEMDYSYYVGVFRESARVATKGNIYQYDTILSLFTSMDLSNNNLSGNIPMNLTSLVGLRSLNFSNNHLIGSIPKDIGNMKVLESLDLSNNQLSGEIPRSISSLFSLSHLNVSHNNLSGRIPVSTQLQTFSSSSFSGNKLCGLPLSERCSDEGENPEVGNEEVDRSEDDNEVEWFYVSMAIGFIVTFWGVSAPLLFIRPWRHAYYRFLDRKWKSWHA is encoded by the coding sequence ATGAGAGGGCTGTACCTAGTACTTGTCCAGTTTTTCTTTTTGACAATTACATTTAAATTTAGTTCTTGTGCTGGAATTTGCAAAGAAAATGAGAAACGTGCTTTGCTAATGTTAAAGAAAGAAGCAAATGATCCAACAAATGTACTCTCCACTTGGATTGATGGCGAAGATTGCTGTAATTGGGAAGGAATTTTGTGTCACAATGTAACTGGTTCTGTTATTGAGTTATCCATTAATGGTTGGGATTATGCTGAAATTAAAGGTCTAAAGATTGATAATTTCCATTGGTTGTCAAGTCTTGAAAATCTTAATCGTTTGGACATGTCAGGTGTGGATTTAAGTGAAGCTACAAACTGGACTGAGGTGATTAACATGCTTCCTTCTTTGGTTAATCTTCGTTTTTCGAATTGTAGTCTTCATTCAATTCCTTCTCTATTTGATCATAATAATTCTGTTCTTGAAAATCTTGATCTTTCTTTGAATAACTTTAGTTCTCCTATTCCTGGGTGGGTTTTCAGTTTTAGTAATCTTGTTTCTCTTGAATTCATTGGAAGTAATTTCATTGCTTCATTTCCTAAGGGTCCTTTTAACCTGACTTCTTTCACAACATTAAGTGCTTCTAGCAATTTATTTAGTTCTGTTTTGCCTCAATGGTTATTTGATCTAAATAATCTTGAATATCTTGACCTGAGTAATAGTCTTTTAGAGGGTCAAATACCAAGTGGAGTTGGACATTTTTGCAAACTTAGTTATCTTAACCTTGCTATTAATAACCTGAATTCCACTATCCCAAATTGGCTATATGGATGCAAAAATCTTGAAACACTTAACCTGAGGGAAAACAAACTTGAGGGAACAGTTTCAGATCTCATTTCAAATTTGACATCTCTAACTAGTATTGATATGTCTGTAAATTTACTATCTGGAAAATTACCAAGTGTAATTGGAAAGTTAGGGAAATTAGAAGATCTTGATCTCTCAGAAAATCGATTCGAAGGAGAAGTATCTGAGATTTTCAATACTATGAATGATTGCCCTCCAATAGGCTCAGGAAATTGTTCTTCTTTGAGGACTTTAAGACTAAATGACAACAAACTAGTTGGAAATCTTCCGAAAAGTTTTGGCCAACTTTCAAATCTACAATTCTGTTTCATGGAAAATAATAAGTTGGAAGGGGTGTTAACAGAAGATCATTTCACGAACTTGACAAATTTGAAGTTTTTCCAAGCATCTAAGAGTAATTTGACTTTAAGTGTGAGTTCTGATTGGATTCCGCCTTTCCAAGCTAGTGACATTTTAATAGGCGGTTGGCGCTTAGGCCCTAAGTTCCCTTTGTGGATCCAATCTCAACAATCAATAATGAATATGGACATATCAAATGCTGGAATAGTAGGTGAAGTTCCAACTTGGTTCTGGAACTTATCGTCTCAAATTCGTTTCCTCAATATTTCTCATAACCAACTTATTGGTGAAATTCCAACTTTCTCAATTTCCTCTGATTCCATTGGAAGTGGAGGTCCTTGGTTAATATACTTGAATTCCAACAACTTTAGTGGTTCACTCCCTCATATTCCAACCATGGTAACTGAGTTAGACCTTTCGAATAACTCTTTGTCAAAAGGTTTAACAAACTTCTTGTGCGATAAAAGGAATGAATCTTACATGTTAACGATTCTACATTTAGGGGGAAATCATTTGTCTGAAGAAATTCCTGATTGTTGGATGAATTGGCCGGAGTTGGAAGTCCTCAACTTGGGAGAAAATAAGCTAAGTGGAGGTATTCCAAGATCCATTGGGGCTTTAAGCAAATTGAAATCTTTGGACTTGAAAAGAAACAGACTTTCCGGTCCATTGCCTTCATCCTTAAACAACTGCACAAATTTGTGGAAAATAGACTTGAATGAGAATGAGCTAGATGGAAATTTACCAACTTGGTTGGGTACAAAGCTTTCAAATTTGACAGTCCTGAGTCTTCGGTCAAACAAATTCGATGGTGAATTACCTCCAGAATTTTGCCAACTCAGTGATCTCCAAATCTTGGATCTTGCCAACAACAAGTTGTTTGGAGAAATACCAATGTGTGTTAACAATTTCACAGCAATGGTCAATGGAAGGAAGGTAATTACAGATGCAGATGAGGAGATGGACTATTCTTATTATGTTGGAGTTTTCAGAGAGAGTGCAAGAGTAGCAACTAAGGGTAACATTTACCAGTATGATACCATTTTGTCATTGTTTACAAGTATGGATCTTTCTAACAATAATCTTTCTGGAAACATTCCTATGAATCTTACAAGTCTTGTTGGATTGAGATCATTAAATTTCTCCAACAATCACTTGATTGGTAGTATTCCAAAGGACATTGGTAATATGAAGGTGTTGGAATCACTTGATCTTTCAAATAATCAACTTTCTGGTGAAATACCACGAAGTATTTCGAGTTTGTTTTCTTTGAGCCACTTGAATGTATCTCACAACAACTTATCAGGGAGGATTCCAGTGAGCACTCAGCTTCAAACTTTTAGCTCTTCAAGTTTTTCTGGAAATAAACTTTGTGGGCTTCCGCTTTCGGAGAGATGCAGTGATGAAGGTGAAAATCCTGAGGTTGGAAATGAAGAAGTTGACAGAAGTGAAGATGATAATGAAGTGGAGTGGTTCTATGTTTCAATGGCAATAGGATTTATTGTGACTTTTTGGGGTGTAAGTGCTCCTTTGCTTTTCATCAGACCATGGAGACATGCCTATTATCGTTTTTTAGATAGAAAATGGAAATCATGGCACGCATAA
- the LOC104110552 gene encoding uncharacterized protein, producing MLGLTRATTSASASASATAAATSATAIAAATVHLCTPQLRTIRTRTSFCFGQQQSSKTSHRVMVHPVKAMAETAAAPHSAPKSSTSGRKQALISLSDKTDLAKLGNGLQELGYTIVSTGGTSSALEGAGVSVTKVEELTRFPEMLDGRVKTLHPSVHGGILARRDQEHHMEALEKHEIGTFDVVVVNLYPFYAKVSSSSGISFEDGIENIDIGGPAMIRAAAKNHRDVLVVVDSEDYPALLEFLRGDNDDQQFRRKLAWKAFQHVASYDSAVSEWLWKQTVGDKFPPGLTVPLHLKSLLRYGENPHQKAAVYVDKSLSEVNAGGIATVIQHHGKEMSYNNYLDADAAWNCVCEFNKPTCVVVKHTNPCGVASRNDIIEAYRLAVKADPVSAFGGIVAFNVEVDEALAKDIREFRSPTDGETRMFYEIVVAPKYTEKGLEVLRGKSKTLRILEASKNSKGKLSLRQIGGGWLAQDSDDLTPEDIQFNVMSDKTPQENELNDAQFAWLCVKHVKSNAIVISKNNCMLGMGSGQPNRLESLRIAMRKAGDEVKGAALASDAFFPFAWNDAVEEACQSGVSVIAEPGGSIRDKDAVDCCNKYGVSLVFTNVRHFRH from the exons ATGCTTGGTCTCACCAGAGCTACGACTTCCGCCTCCGCCTCCGCCTCCGCCACCGCCGCAGCCACGTCAGCTACCGCCATTGCTGCCGCCACTGTTCACCTCTGCACTCCGCAGCTCCGCACCATCAGAACAAGAACTAGTTTTTGCTTCGGCCAACAACAg TCCTCAAAGACGTCGCATAGGGTGATGGTTCATCCAGTGAAGGCCATGGCTGAAACTGCAGCCGCTCCTCACTCTGCTCCCAAGTCCTCCACTTCTG GGAGGAAGCAAGCGTTGATATCACTTTCAGATAAGACGGATTTGGCTAAGCTTGGCAATGGTCTTCAGGAATTGGG GTACACAATTGTCTCAACGGGAGGCACATCATCGGCATTGGAGGGTGCTGGTGTGTCTGTCACCAAAGTGGAAGAGCTGACACGCTTCCCTGAAATG CTTGATGGCCGTGTAAAAACTTTGCATCCAAGCGTTCATGGAGGTATTCTTGCTAGAAGAGATCAGGAGCATCACATGGAAGCTCTGGAAAAGCATGAAATTG GTACATTTGATGTTGTAGTGGTCAACTTGTATCCCTTTTATGCCAAGGTTTCTTCTTCAAGTGGAATTTCATTTGAGGATGGAATTGAAAACATCGATATTGGCGGACCTGCCATGATTAGAGCTGCTGCAAAG AATCATAGGGATGTTTTGGTCGTAGTTGATTCTGAAGATTACCCAGCTCTTTTGGAATTTCTTCGAGGAGATAATGATGACCAACAATTTCGAAGGAAGTTGGCCTGGAAAGCTTTTCAACATGTCGCTTCTTATGATTCTGCAGTTTCAGAGTGGCTGTGGAAGCAGACTGTAGGAG ATAAGTTCCCTCCTGGCTTGACAGTGCCACTTCATCTAAAAAGCTTACTTAGATATGGCGAAAACCCTCACCAGAAGGCTGCAGTTTATGTTGACAAGTCTCTATCTGAAGTTAATGCTGGTGGAATTGCAACTGTTATCCAACACCACGGCAAG GAGATGTCATATAACAACTATCTGGACGCCGATGCAGCTTGGAATTGTGTGTGTGAGTTTAATAAACCAACATGTGTGGTTGTGAAGCATACAAATCCTTGTGGAGTAGCATCACGGAATGATATCATTGAAGCATATAGGCTAGCTGTAAAAGCAGATCCAGTTAGTGCATTTGGTGGTATAGTAGCCTTCAATGTCGAAGTTGATGAG GCTCTTGCAAAGGATATTCGAGAATTTAGAAGCCCTACAGATGGTGAGACTAGAATGTTTTATGAAATAGTAGTCGCACCAAAGTATACAGAGAAGGGTCTTGAGGTTCTCCGTGGGAAGTCTAAGACTTTGAGAATCCTTGAGGCAAGTAAAAACAGCAAGGGAAAGCTTTCACTCAGACAAATTGGTGGTGGTTGGTTAGCTCAGGACTCGGATGACTTGACCCCTGAAGATATCCAATTTAATGTCATGTCTGACAAAACTCCACAAGAAAATGAGCTTAATGATGCACAGTTTGCCTGGTTATGTGTAAAGCATGTCAAGAGCAATGCCATAGTAATTTCAAAG AACAATTGTATGTTAGGAATGGGAAGTGGACAGCCGAATCGTCTAGAGAGTTTGCGGATTGCTATGAGGAAAGCTGGAGATGAAGTAAAAGGAGCCGCTTTGGCTAGTGATGCTTTCTTCCCATTTG CATGGAATGACGCTGTTGAAGAGGCGTGTCAAAGTGGAGTGAGCGTTATTGCAGAGCCAGGAGGGAGCATAAGGGATAAGGATGCAGTGGATTGCTGTAACAAGTATGGAGTCTCGCTTGTCTTCACCAATGTTAGACACTTTAGGCATTAA